One Megamonas hypermegale genomic window carries:
- the nrdR gene encoding transcriptional regulator NrdR, translating to MKCPFCAAPDSRVVDSRTIDDGNSIRRRRECTVCGKRFTTYEAVEKVPLMVIKNDGRRAVFDKEKLLKGIIRSCYKRDIPAEKIIKLADEIEKELRNMMKHEISSKTIGEVVMKYLKTFDKVAYIRFASVYRKFSDIDNFKQELENLNATNKDKS from the coding sequence ATGAAATGTCCATTCTGTGCAGCTCCCGACAGCCGTGTAGTAGATTCTCGTACTATTGATGATGGTAATTCTATAAGACGACGCCGTGAATGTACAGTTTGCGGCAAACGGTTCACCACCTATGAAGCTGTTGAAAAAGTGCCTTTAATGGTTATAAAAAATGATGGCCGTCGCGCTGTCTTTGATAAAGAAAAATTATTAAAAGGCATTATTCGTTCTTGTTATAAAAGAGATATTCCTGCGGAAAAGATAATAAAATTAGCTGATGAAATTGAAAAAGAACTCAGAAATATGATGAAGCATGAAATTTCAAGTAAAACCATTGGCGAAGTTGTTATGAAGTATCTTAAAACTTTTGATAAAGTTGCGTATATCCGCTTTGCATCTGTTTACCGCAAGTTTTCAGATATTGATAATTTTAAGCAGGAATTAGAAAATCTTAATGCAACTAATAAAGACAAAAGTTAA